ctgatcACTCAGATCTGACCCTAGCTGTGCCCATCAGTAACTCTCTGGCCATCATCTTTACACTGATTGTTGGGAAGGTCCTTGGAGAAGATATCGGTGGAAAACGTAAGTCTGGCCACTGCAAGTTTGGGGAGCCACTACTTGGGCTTTGACACCCCTGGGTTAGTTTTTTCCAGAGCCATCTCCCTTGGCCCGGTGAGGAGAGGATCTTCCCCGATCCTGCCCCTTTCTTCTGCAGCTCCACTGCTTCCTTGTGGCCATCAGAGTTTCCTTCCCCTGGGTAGTCTGGGGACAGACCCTGTCTGCGCCCTTCCCTCAGCCCTGCACCAGCTCCTACTGACATGGCTGGTCTCAGAGCCTCTCAATTTCTCCCCATGATCCCAGGAGCATTCGCAGGCATGGTGCTCACCGTGGCAGGAATTACACTCTGCATCACAAGCTCAGTGACCAAGACCCAGGGGCCACCATCTAGGCCTTGAGTGGACCAAGGCCACCCTCCGGCTCTGCTGTCTCCAGGAAGCCCCTGGGCCATGAGGTAGAGGCAGTGAGCATGCGGACTtagccctcccaccccctccactccccagcctcagcttcctcatctcttgGGATAATAGCTACCTCATGGATCATAATAAGAGAACAAAAGTGAAAGGGTTTTGTAACTTCCACGTGCTGTTCACCTGCTGCTCGGATTTAGCACAAGAGACTTCACACGCACCCTCACCCTCAGCAACCTTTCTGTCCCAGCAGCACACTTTCTGCTGTCATgtcaggccccaggccccaggcctgcCACTGTTCCTGTGCCTGGCCCAGACTATCCCAGCAGCTGGTTGGTGGACCGCAGAACTCCAGCCGCAAGAAGAGAGCCAGCTACAGTCTTTGAGCCAGAAATGCAGACAGGAGGGCTCCAGGGCTCAGCCTTGGCTGGCTGAGGAGGGAACTGAGGGGAAGGTGCATAAGAACAGCAGACGTTGGGGAGAGGAGTTTGCTGTTAGCCTTGCCTGTCCCTCCTGTGAGGTGGGTGCCGGCCCCTCTCAAACCGATCGACATCTATGGGCCCCCGCACTGCCAGACCCCAGCGTTTGGAGCAATGCCAGGTGAGCGGAAGTCTGTAATAAGTGTGTAGGAGACAGATGGAGGTTGGTAAGTATTCTTTTACTGGGACGACCCGCTCCCCAGTTTGTGTTCTTTCCCTGAAGCTCCATTGGCTACTCATCTCTCTGGCCAGAGAACCTCATAAGGAAATGGCCTctgtggctgggctgggctgctctGCTCGGAGCGGAAAGGAGGCTGGGCTGTGGGTTTAGGGGCAGAAGAGGGGCTGCAGCGCACCCTGTGAGCCTAGGGGAGGCCCTGCTTCCTTGAGAACCGGCCGCTGGAGGCTGAGGATAAATGGTGGCCGCAGAGTGGCGGTCCCCAGTTCCTGGCTGCAGCTGCTGGCtctcaagatggcagagcagggcCCAAGGCCGAGAGAGCTGCCCCAGCTCTGGCCGGCTTTCCAGGATCAGGGCCTCTTCCACTACCTGTGCTGCCCTCTGGAGGAGGCAGAAGGCCACACAGAACGGAGCCATTAGCACCCCACATCCAGCCTCCAGTCCTCAGCCTGGGGTTTGCCCACCCCAAGAAAGGAAGAGACCAGAAATTAGCATCTGCCCTCTCATTCAACAAGGTAGGAAGTCGGGCTCTGAGAGGTTAGGAGATTTGCTCACAATCACAAGGGAGAAGAATCGTTTCCGGGACCTAGAGCTGCCTGTTTCCAGCTCAGAACTCCTGTCCCAACATACGGCTTCCGGCCCTGGCCTCAGCCCACCTGATCCAGGGGTGCCTCTGTCCAGGTGGCTTCATCATGTGCTACTCCCTGGGCCCGTGCTGTCTCCATCCTTGCATGGGGAGCCCCATACACTCCCTTGACTTCTGATGTGGGAAGTTACAGGCCGATGCCTAGGCTGAGGAGCCCTCACATTCTTTCCCTTGACCCTCTctaccagcccctcccctcccctcccctcccctcccctcccctcccctccccctcgcccAGGACCTCAGAGGATGGCAGGTTAGCTCAGAGGCAGGCCTTTGGCCCTACCCCCACCCTTCCAAATCCCACCCCCGAAATGTCATGGCTTTGAGTTTCCATGTGCTTCTTTTCATAAACCAGGTCCCTGTGAAGAGGCAAGGGACTGGCCGTGCACACGGGGGAGTAGGAGACAGTCGTCCTGAAGTCCGGACCAGCTCTGAACCTGGGCATTCTGCCCCCATGGAACTCCCTCAGCATAGCAGGGACAATCCTACGTCACTGTTAGAGGCTGGCAGAGAAGGCCTTGGATTCTTGGGTCCCCTCAAGAGAGTGGAGAGCATGCTGAAAAGCTTGCTGGGGGCTGGCATAAAAAGCAGATGGCTCAATTTGCCTGGCTTCCTTTGGAGAGGACTGGGTTGCCTGTGCTCTGTGGCCATCGGCCTGCGGAGGGAACACTGGGCTTGAGCCGTGGGT
This sequence is a window from Globicephala melas chromosome 1, mGloMel1.2, whole genome shotgun sequence. Protein-coding genes within it:
- the TMEM234 gene encoding transmembrane protein 234 produces the protein MAATLGQVLALVLVAALWGGTQPLLKRASSHLQQVHERTWARQLLQETKTLFLNTEYLLPFSLNQCGSLLYYLTLASADLTLAVPISNSLAIIFTLIVGKVLGEDIGGKRAFAGMVLTVAGITLCITSSTIPAAGWWTAELQPQEESQLQSLSQKCRQEGSRAQPWLAEEGTEGKVHKNSRRWGEEFAVSLACPSCEVGAGPSQTDRHLWAPALPDPSVWSNARSL